The proteins below are encoded in one region of Micromonospora sp. DSM 45708:
- a CDS encoding acyl-CoA dehydrogenase family protein: MAAEQSFDVYRLPEEHEAIREAVREVCAAKVAPHAAEADETGEFPKASYDALRAADFHAPHVPVEYGGAGADALATAIVIEEVARACASSSLIPAVNKLGTMPLLLAGSEELKRTYLTPVASGDAMFSYCLSEPEAGSDAASMTTRAVRDGDHWVLNGVKRWITNAGVSEYYTVFAVTDPTARSRGISAFVVEKSDPGVSFGAPEKKLGIKGSPTREVYLDNVRIPADRMIGAEGTGFATAMKTLDHTRVTIAAQAIGIAQGALDYAKGYVQERKQFGKAIAEFQGIQFMLADMGMKLEAARQLTYAAAGKSERGDADLTYFGAAAKCFASDAAMEITTDAVQLLGGYGYTRDYPVERMMRDAKITQIYEGTNQVQRIVMARQLLKG, from the coding sequence ATGGCCGCAGAGCAGTCGTTCGACGTCTACCGGTTGCCGGAGGAGCACGAGGCGATCCGGGAGGCGGTCCGTGAGGTCTGTGCGGCCAAGGTGGCGCCGCACGCCGCTGAGGCGGATGAGACAGGTGAGTTTCCCAAGGCGTCCTACGACGCCCTGCGGGCGGCCGACTTCCACGCCCCGCACGTCCCCGTCGAGTACGGCGGCGCCGGCGCGGACGCGCTGGCCACGGCCATCGTGATCGAGGAGGTGGCGCGGGCGTGCGCCTCGTCCTCGCTGATCCCGGCCGTCAACAAGCTCGGCACCATGCCGCTGCTGCTGGCCGGCTCCGAGGAGCTGAAGCGGACGTACCTGACGCCGGTGGCCTCGGGTGACGCGATGTTCTCCTACTGCCTCTCCGAGCCGGAGGCGGGCAGTGACGCGGCGTCGATGACCACCAGGGCGGTGCGTGACGGCGACCACTGGGTGCTCAACGGCGTGAAGCGGTGGATCACCAACGCGGGCGTCTCCGAGTACTACACCGTCTTCGCGGTGACCGACCCCACGGCCCGGTCGAGGGGCATCTCGGCGTTCGTGGTGGAGAAGTCCGACCCGGGGGTGAGCTTCGGCGCCCCGGAGAAGAAGCTCGGCATCAAGGGTTCGCCGACCCGCGAGGTCTACCTCGACAACGTCCGGATCCCGGCCGACCGCATGATCGGCGCCGAGGGCACCGGCTTCGCCACCGCGATGAAGACGCTTGACCACACCCGGGTCACCATCGCCGCCCAGGCGATCGGCATCGCGCAGGGCGCGCTCGACTACGCCAAGGGCTACGTCCAGGAGCGCAAGCAGTTCGGCAAGGCGATCGCGGAGTTCCAGGGCATCCAGTTCATGCTCGCCGACATGGGCATGAAGCTGGAGGCGGCCCGGCAGCTCACGTACGCCGCCGCCGGCAAGTCCGAGCGGGGCGACGCGGACCTCACCTATTTCGGCGCCGCCGCGAAGTGCTTCGCCTCGGACGCCGCCATGGAGATCACCACCGACGCGGTCCAGTTGCTCGGCGGCTACGGCTACACCCGGGACTACCCGGTCGAGCGGATGATGCGGGACGCCAAGATCACTCAGATCTACGAGGGCACCAACCAGGTGCAGCGCATCGTCATGGCCCGTCAGCTCCTCAAGGGCTGA